The DNA window TATGTTTTTAGCGTAAATAATATATTGCGTTCCTACGGAACGCTAAATATTTTGTGGTAAATTTCTTTTTACACATATTTGGTTCCTTCGGAACCATTTTTGAAGATTTTATTTAAAAATTTTATACAAGTAAAATAAAAACTGAAAAGTAAAATTTAGCCCCGATTGCAGCGGCATCCTTTTTTGTGATATTGAGCGGAGTCGAAATATGAACAAAAAAAATATAGCGAAAAGCGGGACTGCGTTTTCTAAAAATCACAAATCTTGTTGCTCCTTACACTACCCCGACTTCACCTTGCGAAGCCACCCCTTCAAAGAAGGGGAATAAAAAAACGCCCAAAATAATTTGAGCGTTTGTATAACTTCCAGCTTCCGACTTCCGTCTTCTATCTTTAAGAATTTTCTAAAATATATTTAAAAATCAAAGGCGCACAAATCGTAGCATCACTCTCAACGATGAATTTCGGTGTGGTGATATCTAATTTTCCCCAAGTAATTTTTTCGTTCGGAACAGCTCCAGAATATGAACCATAAGAAGTGGTAGAATCTGAAATCTGACAGAAATAGCTCCAGAACGGAATGTCGTGCATTTCCATATCCTGATATAACATTGGTACTACACAAATTGGGAAATCACCTGCAATTCCTCCTCCAATTTGGAAGAAACCAACACCTTTTCCACCACTGTTTTTTGGATACCAATCTGCTAAGAACATCATATATTCAATTCCAGATTTCATAGTAGAAGCTTTTAAATCTCCTTTAATACAATAGCTTGCGAAGATATTTCCCATCGTAGAATCTTCCCAACCTGGTACTACAATTGGTAAATTTTTCTCTGCAGCTGCAATCATCCAAGAATCTTCTCTTGGGATTTCATAGTATTGTTCTAGAACTCCAGAAAGAATCATTTTGTACATATATTCGTGTGGAAAATATCTTTCTCCTTTAGAATCTGCATCTTTCCATATTTCATAAATATGCTTTTGCAATCTTCTGAACGCTTCTTCTTCTGGGATACAAGTATCGGTAACTCTATTTAAACCTCTTTCTAACAAATCCCACTCTTCTTGCGGTGTAAGATCTCTGTAATGAGGCACTCTTTCGTAGTGATAATGCGCTACCAAATTCATTAAATCTTCTTCTAAATTCGCTCCAGTACAAGAAATAATATCTACTTTGTCTTCACGAATCATATCTGCCAAAATTTTCCCCATTTCTGCGGTTGACATCGCTCCAGCCAAAGTAATCATCATTTTCCCACCATCTTTAAGGTGCGCTACATAACCTTTTGCAGCATCTACCAAAGCAGCAGAATTAAAATGCAAATAATATTTTTCTATAAATTCGGTAATCGGTTTATTGCTCATTTTTATAAGAATTTTTGCAAAGATAAGATTTTTGCAGGAAGTTAGAAGCTGGAAGCTGGAAGTTTTTAGGAGCAAGATATTTCTACTTATTTTTCAACTAATGTCCCGCTTTCACTACTCGCTTTTTTAGAAATTTTTGCCAAACCATTCCTCTAAGAAAATTTCTAAAAAGAGCTCAAACAAACCGTTCAATCGGGCTAGAAATCACTATTCGTTTTTCTTTCCACTATTCTACAATATACTTATATCAATCCTTCAAGGATTTAGAATCCTTGAAGGATTATTTATTTTGAAAAAAATCGACGCTCGCTTCGCTCGCGTCATTTCAAATTTTAATCCAAAGAATTGATTAAAACATAATATCTAAAAGCCAAAATTCCTTTTTGAAATTTTGTAAGTTTCGTTGGATCAAGATGACTGTATTTTGGGAGAAATTTTTTATTGAATCGGTTAACAATTCTAAAAACTGACTTTTTCATATTTTTTTATTTGTATCGCTCCAATGGAGCTTCCAGCTAAACGTTATTTATAATTTCTACAAACCTTTGATTCCTATGGAACCAAATTTTATCATTTCTTACAACCTAAATTTTCTATTTTCTTTCTTCTCAGAGAGTTTCTTTTTGCTTTCTAAACGCTTTTCTACTTTTGCCCGACTCGGTTTTGTAGCGATTCTTTTCTTAGGAACGATGAGCGATTTATTCACCAATTCCTGAATTTTATCGGTAGCAATTTTCTTATTTTGGAGTTGTGTTCTGCTTTCAGAAACTGTAGTTTGAAGAATTCCTTCTGCATTAATTCTGTTTTTAAGCTTCAACAAAATTCTTTCTTTTTCACTTTCTGTAAAAACCGCAGAATCTTCTACCTTCCATAGTACCGTAACAGAAGTTTCTACTTTGTTTACGTTTTGTCCGCCACTTCCACTGCTTCGGGAAGTTTTGTAAGAAAGTTCGTGCTCGAAATTTTTCATAATTTATCTCTCGCTGATAAAGCTGATTTAGCAGATGTTCCTCTGGTTAATTTAATCTCATTTTTTTTACCGCAAAAGAAGCAAAAAGAAAAACTTGAAAACAAATAATTCAAAAGTAAAAAAAGTAAAATTCCTATTTTTTACTTTTGGATAGCTTATGAATAAAGGAAATCTTTTGTTACTTTTGTGGTTAAAATTAAACTTTAAATTAAAATATCATAAAAAATCTAATTACAAAATAAAAGGCTAAACTAAAGAAAATCTGCATAATCTGCTCAATCTGTGAGAAATTTAAGTATTTCTTTCCTTAAAACCTTACCGTTTTCCGCTCTTGGGAATTTCTCTAAAAATAAGACTTCTTTAGGAATATGAAATTTATTCTCAAATTTGAGATTTAAGATTTCAGATTTGAAATGTTCTTCATTTTTTCCTTCGATAACTAAAATGAGTTTTTCGCCTAAAGTTTCATCTGGTTTTCCAAGGAAAACTAAATCTCTATCAATATGTTTTTTAACCAAACTTTCTAATTCTTCAGCAAAAATTTTTACTCCTCCAGAATTAATAACATTGTCAAATCTCCCTAAAAATTTGAATTGCTTTTCATCACATTGAGCGGAGTCGAAATGCATTAGTTCTACAATATCATTAGTTTGCAAAATTTCTGGATTGAGTTTTGGCGCGTAAATTTTCAAACAGTTTCTTTCATCTACAGAAATCTCAACATCATTTAAAACCGTAAAATATTCTTCCTGAACGGGCGCTATTTGTTTCAAAGCAATGTGAGAAAGCGTTTCGCTCATTCCGTAAGTCTCGTAAATTCTAGTGGGAGAATTGGAGAATTGGAGAGTGGTAGAAATTTCTTTTTTTAATTTCTCTGAAACAGTTGCTCCTCCAATAATTAAGTTTTTAATTAAATAAATCTTGTTTAAAGAATTTTGAACTTGCAATGGTGTCATCGCACAGAAGTCTGTATTTTGTGAAATTTCAGGAGTAGAGCTTGGTTCAGAAATAATGACTTTCAGTTTTCTTTCGATAGCTCTCACTAGCATCATTTTACCAGAAATATACTGAACTGGCAAACAAAGCAAAGCCGTATCTCCTTCTTTCAATCCTAAAAAATCACAAGTCATTTTTGCCGAATTGAGCATTCTCTTTTTTTCGATTTCAAAGACTTTCGGAATTCCCGTAGAACCCGATGTTTGGACAGAAACGGTTTCAGAATGAGAAAACCAATCTTGCAAAAAAGAAATCACCTTTTCCTCGAATTCATTCTCTGGAAAAAGTGATTTTATATTGATATTTTTAGAAAAATCTAGTTGCATTTTTAATTTCCCGCAGATTTCGCAGATTATAAGTTACTTTAATCTTATAAAATTAATCTGTATTAAAATGATTCAAAATTTTAATTTTTAACCACAAAAGAAACAAAAGAAAGGCTTGAAAACAAGTATTAAAAAAGTAAAAAAAGCAGAATGTTTTACTTTTTTACTTTTGTAGAGCTTAAAAGTAACCGAAAGCTTTTGTCTCTTTTGCGGTTTAATTCTACATTCTGTTTACCACATTAATTCCCAATAAATGTAAGGACTTTTTGATGGTTTTTGCAGTTAAATCTGAAATTTGGAGTTTGAATTGCTTAGCATTTTCGTCTTCCAAAGTCATCACAGGATTGTTTTGGTAAAAAGAATTATACGTTTTCACCAAATCGTAAACGTAATTCGCAACTTGAGCCGGACTTAAAGTTTCCGCAGCTTTTTCTACAACTTCCTTATAATTAGATAATTGCATAATTAATTCTTTCTCTGAAGCATTTGGTTGATAATTTCCAAAATCTCCTTCTGTAAAATTAGCTCTATTCAACAAAGATTGAATTCTGGCGTAAGTATATTGAATAAAAGGCCCTGTATTCCCGTTGAAATCAATACTTTCTGCAGGATTGAAAAGCATTTTCTTTTTAGGATCTACTTTCAGCATAAAATATTTCAAAGCACCTAAACCTACAATTTCGTAAGATTTTTCCTTTTCTTCGTCTGACAAACCTTCTAGTTTTCCTAATTCTTCAGATTTTTCTTTAGCGGTAAGATACATTTCTTGCATTAAATCATCTGCATCTACTACTGTTCCTTCACGAGATTTCATTTTACCTTCCGGCAATTCTACCATTCCGTAAGAAAGGTGATACAATTGATTTGCCCAATCGTAACCTAATTTTTTCAGAATTAAAAACAATACTTGGAAGTGATAATCTTGTTCATTACCAACCGTATAAATAAGTTTTTGAATGTCATTTTGTTTGAAACGCTCTACTGCAGTTCCCAAATCTTGAGTCATATAAACAGAAGTTCCATCACCACGCAAAACGAGTTTTTGATCAAGTCCATCTTCAGTTAAATCAATCCAAACAGAATTATCCTCTTTTTTGAAGAAAACACCTTTTGCAAGACCTTCCTCGATAATGTCTTTTCCTAAAAGGTAAGTATTGCTTTCGTATTGAACTTGGTCGAAATCTACGCCCAATCTTTTGTATGTCTCGTTGAAACCTGCATAAACCCAAGAATTCATCTTTTCCCAAAGTTCACGAACTTCTGGTTTATTTTGTTCCCAATCTAAAAGCATTTTTTGAGCTTCAAGAATAATTGGCGCTTGTTTTTTTGCAGTTTCTTCGTCTAAACCTTGCTCCTTAAGTTCAGAAATTTGGGCTTTATAATTTTTATCAAATTCTACGTAATAATTTCCAACAAGCTTATCCCCTTTTAGTCCCGTAGTTTCTGGAGTCTCCCCTTTACCAAATTTTTCCCAAGCGAGCATAGATTTACAAATATGAATACCTCTATCATTGATGATTTGAGTTTTTACCACATTGTATCCAGCTTCTTTAAGAATTTGAGCAACAGAAAAACCTAATAAATTATTTCTGATGTGCCCCAAGTGTAATGGTTTGTTAGTATTCGGAGAAGAATACTCTACCATTACGGTCTGATTTTTATTTTCCTTTACATCAAACTGAGCTTTTATTTCTTTGAAATTCTGAATAAAAGCTTCGTTATTGATTGATAAATTCAAGAAACCTTTTACTACATTAATGTTTTCGATAGTTCCTTGCTTTATCAATTCTTCTCCCAATTCATTCCCTAAAACATCTGGACTTTTCTTGGCTAATTTCACCAAAGGAAAAATAACCACTGTGAAATCTCCCTCAAAATCTGTTTTGTTTTGTTGAACTTCTAAAGTAAGATTTTCAATTTGATAATTGTTTTTTAGAATCTCAGAAATAGAGTTTTGTATATGCTGTTTAATATCCATGTTCTATATTTTATGCAAAGATAATAAATAAAAAAACCACCCGAAAAATCGGATGGTTTTTATTGTATTATTGAAAATCAAATTTTATTGATCCCACCAAATTTTGGACTTATTACTGTCAGTCCCTGGATTTAATCCTGATAAAGCAGTTTTATAATTTGCACTATTAAAATTTTGCTCTTCCAAAGGATAAATCATTCTTCTAGGTATTACACCACCATTTAGAGCATTGGTCGCTGGAACTAAATTTGGATATCCGGTTCTTCTCCATTCTGACCATGAATCTAAACCATTATTAAATAGAGCTACCCATTTTTCTTCTCCAATTACTCTTAAAGCTCCAAAAGCAGTAATGTCAGCAACTCTTGCAGCAGCATAAGCATCTGCATAAACTGTTGGTTGAAGAGTAGTACCAGAAATATTAGGACCTCCCCATACATTTGTATTTCTATCATAATTATCTGAATTCGTAATATAATGTTTGTCCAAGGTTTGATAATTTAAAACAATTCCTTTAGATAGCATTAATTCTACGTTTTCTGTTGTCCAACCTCTAGCTGCAGCTTCAGCTCTGTTTAAAAATGTATAACCTGCTGTCATCAAATTCATAGGAGAGTCTGCTCCTCTAAATTTCAAACTCTGAGAATTTGTTGCTGATGAAGGTGCAGAATAACCAGCTGCTGATAGACCTTGAGAACTATAACCATAAGGAAGACCTGTAATACTCATAGAAAATGCATTATTGTACATTTTTAATCTTGTGTCAGGTGTATGATTTGAAGTTCTGTTAAAAGAAGTAGTTGTTCCTTTTAATGATTCAACTAATTCTCTCGATAGTCTATAGTCAGCTGCTCTAAAAGCATTTAATGGATTAGGCAACAAATTTGATGATGAAAAAGTAAACCAAGCTTCATCTGCAATAGTTTCGATAACTCCAGAAGAATTTGATAAAGCTGCATTAAATTCTGTTGCAGCAATACCTGTTGCTGAAGGATATTTTTTTGACATCTGGAGAGCTACTTGTAATAAAACAGAATTTGCTAACTTCTTCCATTTAGTTACATTTCCTCCATATATAATGTCCCCTTGAGGAGCTGTAGTTGAAGAGCTAAGAGCATCTCTACCATCTTTCAGGTCTTTTATTATCTGAGTATATACGGCTTGTTGAGAATCATACTTTGGCGTCTTAATTCCATTTTGTATTTGCATTGCTTCAGAAAAAGGTGCATCGCCAAATGCATCAGTAACTCTTTTCATCACAATAGCTCTAAAAATCTTAGACACTCCAATCATATTTTGAGCACTTCCTTGAACTGCCATTGCTGGAGTAACAGTGCCTGAATAATCTTGAATGATTTTAGTTAATGAATTCATCTGATTAACATAGTATCTTGACCAAGCAGAAGCTGTTTCGCCATATAGTGATTCCGTGGTATAAACATATTGTGATTGATATTGAACATATAATTGAGGATTCATTAAATATGCATTACCACCATTTTGAGCAAAATTCATCATTGCTCCTGACATTAAAGATTTATAATCTGAAGAATAAATACCATTAACATCTTTATTATAGTTATCTCCAAAATTTTCGTCTGCACATGATAAAGCAAAAGAAAAAACAGTCAAAGATAACAGTATTGATTTTATTTTTTTCATAATAGTTTCTTTTAGAAATTAAGTTTTACATTAACACCAAATCCTCTAGTACTTGGTAATTGACCATCTTCCCCATAAGCTTGTGACATTTCAGATGGATCAAATTTGTGATGATTATCTTTTGCAACCCAAATTAACCAAGGATTTCTTGCAACAAGTCCCACTGATATGCCTTGGAATTTTGAACCTATTAATGATTTTGGTAAAGAATAACTTACAGCCATTTCTCTCAATTTAATATAACTTGCATCATGAACATATTCCTCTGCAAGTCTGTTTCCATGGAATTGAGTGAAATATGTATATGCATCTACATATGTATCAATAGCAGTACCTGTTTCGCTTACTCCTTTTACATGTACACCACCACCAGTACTCACATCATCTCTTACATTAAATCCTCTATCATTAATTGCTGCTGTCGCATCTAATAAACCACCGGAATTACCCCATTGTTCTGAAAGAGAGAAAAATTTACCTCCTTTTTGAAAGTCAATTGCAGCACTTAAAGTAATCCCTTTATAACTTAAAGTATTATAGAAACCTCCTGTAAATTTAGGTAATACAGAGCCAAAATATTTATTTTGTTCTACTGCATAAGTCCCATTTGCATTAAGTATCTTATTACCATTTGCATCTAATTTGAAACCATTTCCAACTAATTGTCCCCATTCCATACCTTCCTTTTGAATTACAGAAACATAACCAAAAGCAGGAGCAAATCCATAATTAATTGCATTTAAACCTTCTGCAACACGCTCAACCGTTGACTTATTTCTTGCAAAATTAAATGAAGTATTCCAGTTAACACCATTGGAGCTTTTTAACACATCACCAGAAAGTGATAATTCAACCCCTTTTCTGACTGCATCAGCAGAATTAATAAATGTATCTAGCATTCCACTTGAAGAAGGAACCGTTACAGGAATTGGCTCATCATTTCTTTTTTCATTATAATAGGTAGCAGAAAGCGAAACTCTATTTTTTAAGAATTTTAAGTCAGCTCCTAATTCAAAATTTTGATTAATTGCTGGTTTTAAGTTTGGATCCACATATCTTGTAGGCTGTAGAGCAATGATATATGATTTTGTACCTGATTTAAATGGTTGACTATTATATCTAAATTCTGGATTTAGAGCTGTAGCACTAATATCTGCAGCTATTTGGGCAATACCAGCTCTCACCTTAAAGAAAGTTAATAAGTCATTCTTCTCTATAAGATTATGTAAAAGCACACTGCCACCTAGTGAAAATGTAATAAATGAATTATTATTATTAAAATATGCAGAATTTATATCATTTCTTAATGAACCATC is part of the Cloacibacterium normanense genome and encodes:
- a CDS encoding deoxyhypusine synthase family protein is translated as MSNKPITEFIEKYYLHFNSAALVDAAKGYVAHLKDGGKMMITLAGAMSTAEMGKILADMIREDKVDIISCTGANLEEDLMNLVAHYHYERVPHYRDLTPQEEWDLLERGLNRVTDTCIPEEEAFRRLQKHIYEIWKDADSKGERYFPHEYMYKMILSGVLEQYYEIPREDSWMIAAAEKNLPIVVPGWEDSTMGNIFASYCIKGDLKASTMKSGIEYMMFLADWYPKNSGGKGVGFFQIGGGIAGDFPICVVPMLYQDMEMHDIPFWSYFCQISDSTTSYGSYSGAVPNEKITWGKLDITTPKFIVESDATICAPLIFKYILENS
- a CDS encoding SusD/RagB family nutrient-binding outer membrane lipoprotein, which translates into the protein MTVFSFALSCADENFGDNYNKDVNGIYSSDYKSLMSGAMMNFAQNGGNAYLMNPQLYVQYQSQYVYTTESLYGETASAWSRYYVNQMNSLTKIIQDYSGTVTPAMAVQGSAQNMIGVSKIFRAIVMKRVTDAFGDAPFSEAMQIQNGIKTPKYDSQQAVYTQIIKDLKDGRDALSSSTTAPQGDIIYGGNVTKWKKLANSVLLQVALQMSKKYPSATGIAATEFNAALSNSSGVIETIADEAWFTFSSSNLLPNPLNAFRAADYRLSRELVESLKGTTTSFNRTSNHTPDTRLKMYNNAFSMSITGLPYGYSSQGLSAAGYSAPSSATNSQSLKFRGADSPMNLMTAGYTFLNRAEAAARGWTTENVELMLSKGIVLNYQTLDKHYITNSDNYDRNTNVWGGPNISGTTLQPTVYADAYAAARVADITAFGALRVIGEEKWVALFNNGLDSWSEWRRTGYPNLVPATNALNGGVIPRRMIYPLEEQNFNSANYKTALSGLNPGTDSNKSKIWWDQ
- the argS gene encoding arginine--tRNA ligase, which translates into the protein MDIKQHIQNSISEILKNNYQIENLTLEVQQNKTDFEGDFTVVIFPLVKLAKKSPDVLGNELGEELIKQGTIENINVVKGFLNLSINNEAFIQNFKEIKAQFDVKENKNQTVMVEYSSPNTNKPLHLGHIRNNLLGFSVAQILKEAGYNVVKTQIINDRGIHICKSMLAWEKFGKGETPETTGLKGDKLVGNYYVEFDKNYKAQISELKEQGLDEETAKKQAPIILEAQKMLLDWEQNKPEVRELWEKMNSWVYAGFNETYKRLGVDFDQVQYESNTYLLGKDIIEEGLAKGVFFKKEDNSVWIDLTEDGLDQKLVLRGDGTSVYMTQDLGTAVERFKQNDIQKLIYTVGNEQDYHFQVLFLILKKLGYDWANQLYHLSYGMVELPEGKMKSREGTVVDADDLMQEMYLTAKEKSEELGKLEGLSDEEKEKSYEIVGLGALKYFMLKVDPKKKMLFNPAESIDFNGNTGPFIQYTYARIQSLLNRANFTEGDFGNYQPNASEKELIMQLSNYKEVVEKAAETLSPAQVANYVYDLVKTYNSFYQNNPVMTLEDENAKQFKLQISDLTAKTIKKSLHLLGINVVNRM
- a CDS encoding AMP-binding protein; its protein translation is MQLDFSKNINIKSLFPENEFEEKVISFLQDWFSHSETVSVQTSGSTGIPKVFEIEKKRMLNSAKMTCDFLGLKEGDTALLCLPVQYISGKMMLVRAIERKLKVIISEPSSTPEISQNTDFCAMTPLQVQNSLNKIYLIKNLIIGGATVSEKLKKEISTTLQFSNSPTRIYETYGMSETLSHIALKQIAPVQEEYFTVLNDVEISVDERNCLKIYAPKLNPEILQTNDIVELMHFDSAQCDEKQFKFLGRFDNVINSGGVKIFAEELESLVKKHIDRDLVFLGKPDETLGEKLILVIEGKNEEHFKSEILNLKFENKFHIPKEVLFLEKFPRAENGKVLRKEILKFLTD
- the arfB gene encoding alternative ribosome rescue aminoacyl-tRNA hydrolase ArfB, with translation MKNFEHELSYKTSRSSGSGGQNVNKVETSVTVLWKVEDSAVFTESEKERILLKLKNRINAEGILQTTVSESRTQLQNKKIATDKIQELVNKSLIVPKKRIATKPSRAKVEKRLESKKKLSEKKENRKFRL